A genomic segment from Campylobacter concisus encodes:
- a CDS encoding 4-hydroxy-3-methylbut-2-enyl diphosphate reductase, translated as MKIELASSYGFCFGVKRAIKIAENAGDAATIGPLIHNNEEINRLEKNYNVKTLEGIDELKDEKKAIIRTHGITKNDLAELKKTDIKVIDATCPFVTKPQQICEKMSEEGYDVVIYGDMHHPEVKGVKSYAKGNVYVVLEESELEDIKFKQKVALVSQTTRKVEKFMQIANYLMLHVKEVRVFNTICNATFENQEAAKNLAKRADVMIIIGGKNSSNTKQLYLISKNFCEDSYLIESEEELEKSWFDGKNLCGISAGASTPDWIIQKVVDRIKKV; from the coding sequence TTGAAGATTGAGCTTGCTAGTAGTTATGGATTTTGCTTTGGTGTAAAAAGGGCGATAAAGATTGCTGAAAATGCAGGAGATGCTGCGACCATCGGGCCACTCATCCATAATAACGAAGAGATAAACAGGCTTGAGAAAAACTACAATGTAAAAACACTTGAGGGTATAGACGAGCTAAAAGATGAGAAAAAGGCGATCATCCGCACTCATGGTATCACTAAAAATGACCTTGCAGAGCTAAAAAAGACAGATATAAAAGTGATTGACGCAACTTGTCCATTTGTGACAAAGCCACAGCAAATTTGTGAAAAAATGAGCGAAGAGGGCTATGATGTGGTGATCTATGGCGACATGCACCACCCTGAGGTAAAAGGCGTGAAGTCATACGCCAAGGGTAACGTCTATGTCGTGCTTGAAGAGAGTGAGCTAGAGGATATTAAATTTAAGCAAAAGGTTGCACTTGTTAGCCAAACGACTAGAAAAGTCGAGAAATTTATGCAGATCGCAAACTACCTTATGCTTCACGTAAAAGAGGTGCGTGTTTTTAATACGATTTGCAACGCAACATTTGAAAACCAAGAGGCTGCTAAAAATTTGGCAAAAAGAGCTGACGTGATGATAATCATCGGCGGAAAAAATAGCTCAAATACAAAACAACTCTATCTAATATCTAAAAATTTCTGCGAAGATAGCTACCTGATAGAAAGTGAAGAAGAGCTTGAAAAGTCATGGTTTGATGGCAAAAATTTGTGTGGCATAAGTGCGGGTGCAAGTACGCCTGACTGGATCATACAAAAAGTCGTTGACAGAATCAAAAAAGTATAA
- a CDS encoding 30S ribosomal protein S1, protein MAVNKSVQLGKAKDEDIEDIDFAAMLEESFKKTEEDSDAKIVSINGDEVLIDVGKKSEGILNVSEITDANGNLTHKVGDTIKVVITGSRNGRPIVSHKKALRKEKVKAFIEAYDPENSGEIDVKVVGKNKGGFITQDVNGVEFFLPKTHSGFKNAEGVIGKTYKVRVIKIDKEENSIVVSRKKILDDDRKKRKEALSSIVENDSVIEGTVKKITTYGMFVDVGGVDGLVHYSEISYKGPVNPSSLYKEGDKVLVKVISYDNEKRHLSLSIKAATPDPWEEIINDGLEVGDTIKVTVSNIEPYGAFVDLGNDIEGFLHISEISWDKNIKNPKDHINEGQEIDVEVIEIDAKGHRLRVSLKNLLPKPFDEFKAKHKEGDVVKGVVTTITNFGAFVRVGCVEGLLHNEDASWDRNDKCKDMFKAGDELEVKIIKIDSAEQKVSLSLKDLKQSPVQAFADKFNVGDIVKGTIRDIKDFGVFVELGNNVDALIRKEDLGSVDVSTLKISDEIEAAIAFIDEKKNRIRLSIRRLAKQKEREVLNEINDNDDKVTLGDIIKEQLL, encoded by the coding sequence ATGGCTGTGAACAAAAGTGTTCAATTAGGAAAAGCAAAAGACGAAGATATCGAAGATATCGATTTTGCTGCGATGTTAGAGGAGTCTTTTAAAAAGACTGAAGAAGATAGTGACGCAAAGATCGTCAGTATCAATGGCGATGAGGTTTTAATCGACGTTGGCAAGAAATCAGAGGGCATTTTAAATGTTTCTGAGATCACTGATGCAAATGGCAACCTGACGCATAAAGTTGGCGATACGATCAAAGTTGTAATAACTGGATCAAGAAATGGAAGACCTATAGTGTCGCACAAAAAAGCACTTAGAAAAGAGAAAGTTAAAGCTTTCATCGAAGCTTACGATCCTGAAAATTCTGGCGAAATCGACGTAAAAGTAGTTGGAAAAAATAAAGGTGGCTTTATCACTCAAGATGTAAATGGGGTGGAATTTTTCTTACCAAAAACTCACAGTGGCTTTAAAAATGCTGAAGGAGTAATTGGTAAAACATATAAAGTAAGAGTTATAAAAATTGATAAAGAAGAAAATAGTATAGTTGTCTCTAGAAAGAAAATTTTAGATGACGACCGCAAAAAGCGTAAAGAAGCTCTATCAAGCATAGTAGAAAATGATAGCGTTATAGAGGGTACAGTTAAAAAAATCACAACTTATGGTATGTTTGTTGATGTTGGCGGCGTGGACGGACTTGTTCACTACAGCGAGATAAGCTATAAAGGCCCAGTAAACCCTAGCTCACTATATAAAGAAGGCGATAAAGTTTTAGTTAAAGTTATCAGCTATGACAACGAAAAACGCCACTTGTCTCTATCTATCAAGGCAGCTACTCCAGATCCTTGGGAAGAGATCATAAATGATGGACTAGAGGTTGGTGACACTATCAAAGTTACAGTTAGCAATATCGAGCCTTATGGCGCATTTGTTGATCTTGGAAATGATATTGAAGGATTTTTACATATATCTGAAATTTCATGGGACAAAAATATCAAAAATCCAAAAGATCACATTAATGAAGGTCAAGAGATCGATGTTGAGGTTATTGAGATAGATGCAAAAGGACATCGTCTAAGAGTGAGCCTTAAAAATTTACTTCCAAAGCCATTTGATGAGTTTAAGGCAAAACACAAAGAGGGCGACGTAGTAAAAGGCGTTGTGACAACTATCACAAATTTTGGTGCATTTGTTAGAGTAGGCTGCGTTGAGGGCTTGTTACACAATGAAGATGCATCTTGGGATAGGAATGACAAGTGCAAAGATATGTTTAAAGCTGGTGACGAGCTTGAAGTAAAGATCATCAAAATCGATAGTGCTGAACAAAAAGTTTCACTTAGCCTAAAAGATCTAAAACAAAGTCCAGTTCAAGCATTTGCTGATAAATTTAATGTAGGTGATATCGTAAAAGGAACAATTCGCGACATTAAAGACTTTGGCGTATTTGTAGAGCTTGGTAATAACGTTGATGCGCTGATCCGCAAAGAAGATCTAGGTAGTGTAGATGTTAGCACACTTAAGATCAGCGATGAGATCGAAGCAGCTATCGCATTTATCGATGAGAAGAAAAATAGAATACGCCTAAGTATACGCCGTTTAGCAAAACAAAAAGAGCGTGAAGTGTTAAATGAGATC